A window of the Anthonomus grandis grandis chromosome 9, icAntGran1.3, whole genome shotgun sequence genome harbors these coding sequences:
- the LOC126740095 gene encoding neprilysin-4-like encodes MCCETMKIFVFIFLIVLIGKEDAKTVSSDEEFNEWKYMNLSADPCENFYEYTCGNFEHFYPIADDTIASLMDQFSLLEDKLAAVTNDILKSDIKPNDPEALKKAKSAYLACTETVFMDNFELINPEVRVIQKYRGFPVLGQTEFFGSNSSELSEEHFGWNELADMAAEFGINIFLTPSLYFDTQNASRNILRISTDAMEVPVQFRPHRSPSYEDAIEEGFFKMATTNRRTNGTLRSYGKTLTSMEILLRKLVLKLKRILGSDRSDEYLFERVANISNFLVGVYYGYIPEGTEVSPITNDTTAYVVTLKQLNEWTQKHFGNSVQLDWVEYVKRLLQFTHVDVDENFLVLHPTDLHTSLYGVLNWVRMNDHEIIKSAALLRVFVYTATDSDSESRTYFNDYLKATKKTIYPRWEYCTRKIIDATDTLSLGLAVAYEYQLKYFDTSKLTDALSMVNNLQSTFKEIINETEWMDDDSKAAALTKADNIITLLGYPEFIKNATLLDQFYQNLQITTWDHFENSKQLRAFKNSYTLNMINYRQRKAWEKSPFNANAYMNRQNNRIILPVSMLTSIFFQGSTSSILDYSRLGMIISHEMTHGFDSQGFLYNQFGIIEPWWTEQTIENFKNNSECFVEQYSNYTIPEINVRMNGSGSLNENLADNGGLRIAFRAMKHILDQQNSIKLGSNELTPEQLFFVGYGTMWCSSESVSYLTALAKSCNTTTNCHARSQLRVNGVVSNMEDFANTFNCPLGSPMNPENKCILW; translated from the exons aATTCAACGAATGGAAATATATGAACTTAAGTGCAGACCCATGCGAGAACTTTTACGAATACACTTGCGgcaattttgaacatttttaccCTATTGCTGACGATACCATTGCTTCCCTTATGGATCAGTTTAGTTTATTGGAAGATAAACTAGCAGCAGTTACTAATG atattttaaaatctgataTAAAACCCAACGATCCAGAAGCACTGAAAAAGGCTAAATCAGCTTATTTGGCTTGCACTGAAACCGTTTTTAtggataattttgaattaatcaATCCGGAAGTTAGAGTCATACAAAAATATAGAGGATTTCCAGTGTTGGGACAGACAGAATTCTTCGGATCAAATTCCTCAGAACTTAGTGAAGAACATTTTGGATGGAATGAGTTGGCCGACATGGCAGCTGAATTTGGAATTAACATTTTCCTTACTCCTAGTCTGTATTTTGATACACAAAACGCATCCAGAAATATATTAAGG ATTTCGACTGATGCAATGGAAGTTCCCGTGCAATTCAGACCACATCGTTCACCATCATATGAGGATGCAATCGAAGAGGGCTTTTTTAAAATGGCCACAACAAACCGCCGAACGAACGGTACTCTGAGAAGTTATGGGAAAACTTTGACCTCAatggaaattttattaagaaaattggttttaaaattaaaaagaatattgggaAGTGACAGAAGCgatgaatatttatttgaacGAGTGGCtaatatttcaaactttttagtTGGTGTTTATTATGGT tatATACCAGAAGGTACAGAAGTCTCTCCAATAACCAACGATACAACAGCCTACGTGGTAACGCTAAAACAACTTAACGAATGGACCCAAAAACATTTTGGTAATAGTGTTcag cTAGATTGGGTTGAATATGTAAAACGGCTACTTCAGTTCACTCACGTAGATGTAGATGAAAACTTTTTAGTATTACATCCTACCGATTTGCACACAAGCCTCTATGGAGTACTCAACTGGGTCAGAATGAACGatcatgaaataataaaaagcgCTGCCTTACTCAGAGTTTTTGTCTACACAGCAACGGATAGCGACTCAGAAAGCAGGACTTATTTTAATGACTACTTAAAGGctactaaaaaaactatttatccaag gtggGAATACTGCACAAGGAAAATTATAGATGCGACTGACACCCTTTCGTTAGGATTGGCGGTGGCGTATGAATatcagttaaaatattttgacactAGCAAGCTAACAGat GCCCTATCTATGGTCAATAACCTTCAGTCAACGTTTAaggaaataataaatgaaacgGAATGGATGGATGACGATTCAAAAGCAGCTGCTTTAACTAAAGCTGATAATATTATTACTCTTCTTG GATATcctgaatttataaaaaatgcgaCCCTTCTAGACCAGTTTTATCAGAACCTCCAAATAACTACATGGGaccattttgaaaattccaaGCAGCTTAgagcttttaaaaattcttatactttaaatatgATTAATTATAGGCAAAGAAAGGC atgGGAAAAATCACCCTTTAATGCTAACGCTTACATGAATAGACAAAATAATAGAATAA ttcttCCTGTGTCTATGTTAACATCCATATTCTTTCAAGGATCTACTAGTAG cATATTAGACTACAGTCGTTTAGGAATGATCATATCCCATGAAATGACACACGGTTTTGATAGCCAAGGCTTTCTCTATAATCAATTTGGGATTATCGAACCATGGTGGACAGAACAaactattgaaaattttaagaataactCTGAGTGCTTTGTGGAACAATATTCCAATTATACTATACCAGAAATTAATGTTCGG ATGAACGGCAGTGGAAGTCTAAATGAAAATTTGGCTGACAACGGTGGACTTCGTATAGCTTTTAGAGCTATGAAACACATTCTGGATCAACAGAATTCAATTAAATTGGGTTCAAATGAACTTACTCCCGAACaactattttttgttggttATGGAACT ATGTGGTGCTCTTCAGAATCTGTGTCCTACCTAACTGCGCTTGCAAAATCTTGTAACACAACTACTAACTGccatgccagatctcagctaaggGTTAACGGAGTAGTATCCAATATGGAAGACTTCGCCAATACCTTTAATTGTCCATTGGGCAGTCCTATGAATCCAGAAAATAAATGCATACTGTGGTAA
- the LOC126740104 gene encoding uncharacterized protein LOC126740104 → MQVRPRHGIGRRPETVEIELTCLFSLLRVFVWCFLFCNFFKFNFWCTMSDKKTTRKYCIVPECPNTSKNAPEKLFINVPSDPTARKVWQKAMRREVFVSGKSHVYCCEDHFDVKEDIENYMYLKTMKKGNILIKPNVVPRFFDCQKSRVTAHKAKQSKFLQKKEQRSLIHSLLLPGTSAEFEDVKQEDNVTSETEPKQKDVGIQVLFKVESPSKGIQCMPDDLVPVEKEKKKRKCTFKQNDSKIMRFAEKNNSISISTSGSTSTFSLSQLSMSDSDNMQYMEN, encoded by the exons ATGCAGGTGCGACCGCGCCACGGTATCGGGAGACGGCCAGAAACAGTGGAAATCGAATTAACGTGTTTGTTTAGTCTGTTGCGAGTATTCGTGTGGTGTTTTctgttctgtaatttttttaaatttaatttctggtGTACCATGAGTGACAAAAAAACTACGAGGAAATATTGTATTGTACCTGAGTGTCCTAATACCTCAAAAAATGCCCCTGAGAAGCTATTTATAAACGTGCCTTCTGATCCTACAGCTAGGAAGGTTTGGCAAAAAGCTATGCGTCGAGAAGTTTTTGTTTCTGGTAAATCACACGTTTATTGTTGCGAGGATCATTTTGAT GTAAAAGAAGACatagaaaattatatgtatttaaaaactatgaaaaaaggTAATATTCTTATTAAGCCAAATGTAGTACCGAGATtttttgattgccaaaaaaGTCGAGTAACAGCACATAAAGCGAAACAGTcgaagtttttacaaaaaaaagaacagcGGTCTTTGATTCACAGTTTACTACTTCCTGGGACTTCTGCTGAATTTGAGGATGTTAAGCAGGAAGATAACGTGACAAGCGAAACAGAACCGAAACAAAAAGATGTAGGCATTCAAGTTTTATTTAAGGTGGAAAGTCCCAGCAAGGGAATTCAATGTATGCCAGATGATTTGGTGCCAGtggaaaaagagaagaaaaaaagaaaatgtacaTTTAAGCAAAATGATTCGAAGATCATGCGgtttgctgaaaaaaataattctatctcTATTTCCACTAGTGGCTCTACGTCCACATTTAGCTTATCACAGCTAAGTATGTCGGATTCTGACAATATGCAATATATGGAGaactaa